One genomic window of Pseudomonadota bacterium includes the following:
- a CDS encoding prepilin-type N-terminal cleavage/methylation domain-containing protein: MLNSQKGFTLIELIMVIVILGVLAVVAVPKYQDLS, translated from the coding sequence ATGCTGAATAGCCAAAAAGGTTTCACCCTCATCGAGTTGATTATGGTAATTGTTATTCTTGGCGTGCTTGCGGTTGTTGCCGTGCCCAAGTATCAGGATCTTTC